A single region of the Ictalurus punctatus breed USDA103 chromosome 26, Coco_2.0, whole genome shotgun sequence genome encodes:
- the dla gene encoding delta-like protein A: protein MGRVLLLLSVVCILASQALCSGVFELKLQEFLNKKGIQGNRNCCKGGLTTPYQQCECKTFFRVCLKHYQPNANPEPPCTYGSTVTPVLGSNSFQIPDTLPDGSFTNPIRLNFGFTWPGTFSLIIEAVHAESKEDLTTENPERIISTMATQRHLTVGEDWAQDLHSAGRTELKFSYRFVCDEHYYGEGCSVFCRPRDDTFGHFTCGERGEIICDAGWKGQYCTEPICLPGCDEEHGFCEKPGECKCRVGFKGRYCDECIRYPGCLHGTCQQPWQCNCQEGWGGLFCNQDLNYCTHHKPCLNGATCSNTGQGSYTCSCRPGFTGTSCEIEVNECAGNPCRNGGSCTDLENTYTCACPPGYYGKNCELSAMTCADGPCFNGGRCADNPDGGYFCQCPTGYAGFNCEKKIDHCTSGPCSNGARCVDLVNSYLCQCPEGFTGMNCDRVSDECSLFPCQNGGTCQEGANGYTCTCPPGYTGRNCTSPISRCQHNPCHNGATCHERNNRYVCACVPGYGGRNCQFLLPERASQAASDIPWTAVGSGVLLVLLLIVACAVLVVCVRSKVQQRRRSREEEVANGESETINNLTNNCHRDKDLSVSVVSGLAPVKNINKKIDFHSEHDLSSNAEKSYKSRHQASDYNLVQEVKYEVKHEVKLEHIGKETAAKELADSCEDVKCQSLQDSCEFEEKRRKRLKSDASKYSESRCSESKFSESKYSESKYPESNYSDSLYSESACASACASASVSACVDTKYKSVMVMSEEKDECVIATEV, encoded by the exons ATGGGGCGCGTGCTTCTGTTGCTCTCCGTCGTGTGCATCTTGGCCAGCCAG GCTTTGTGCTCTGGTGTTTTTGAGCTCAAGCTGCAGGAGTTTCTCAACAAAAAGGGCATCCAAGGCAACAGGAACTGCTGTAAAGGCGGACTAACGACGCCCTACCAGCAGTGTGAGTGCAAAACATTTTTCCGCGTGTGTTTAAAACACTACCAGCCCAACGCCAACCCGGAGCCGCCGTGCACATACGGAAGCACGGTCACGCCCGTCCTGGGCTCCAACTCTTTCCAGATCCCGGATACGTTACCCGACGGCTCGTTCACCAATCCTATCAGGTTGAACTTCGGCTTCACGTGGCCG GGTACGTTTTCATTGATCATTGAGGCGGTGCACGCCGAATCCAAAGAGGATCTTACAACAG aaaacccAGAGCGCATCATCAGCACCATGGCTACGCAGAGACACCTGACGGTCGGAGAGGACTGGGCTCAGGACCTGCACAGCGCGGGCAGAACCGAGCTCAAGTTCTCCTACAGGTTCGTCTGCGATGAGCACTACTACGGAGAAGGCTGCTCGGTCTTCTGCCGACCCAGAGACGATACTTTCGGCCATTTCACCTGCGGGGAGCGCGGAGAGATCATCTGCGATGCCGGATGGAAGGGCCAGTACTGCACGGAGC CGATCTGCCTCCCTGGATGTGATGAAGAGCATGGCTTTTGTGAGAAACCTGGAGAGTGCAA GTGCAGAGTGGGCTTCAAAGGCCGATACTGTGACGAGTGCATTCGTTACCCAGGATGCCTTCACGGGACGTGCCAGCAGCCATGGCAATGCAACTGCCAGGAGGGATGGGGTGGCCTTTTCTGCAACCAGG ATCTGAACTACTGCACGCATCACAAGCCCTGTCTGAATGGAGCCACTTGTAGCAACACTGGTCAAGGCAGCTACACCTGTTCCTGCCGCCCGGGATTCACTGGCACCAGCTGCGAGATCGAGGTCAACGAATGTGCTGGGAATCCATGCCGCAACGGAGGGAGCTGCACT GACCTGGAAAATACCTACACCTGCGCCTGTCCTCCGGGTTACTATGGCAAAAATTGCGAACTCAGTGCCATGACTTGTGCAGACGGTCCGTGTTTCAATGGGGGACGCTGTGCTGATAACCCTGATGGTGGCTACTTCTGCCAGTGTCCCACGGGTTATGCCGGCTTTAACTGTGAGAAGAAGATCGATCACTGCACATCTGGGCCTTGTTCAAATG GTGCTCGGTGTGTGGACCTAGTGAACTCATACCTGTGCCAGTGTCCTGAGGGTTTCACCGGGATGAACTGTGACCGTGTCAGCGATGAGTGCTCTTTGTTCCCCTGCCAGAACGGTGGTACCTGCCAGGAGGGTGCCAACGGCTACACATGCACTTGCCCACCTGGTTACACAGGACGAAACTGTACCTCACCTATCAGCCGCTGCCAGCACAACCCGTGCCACAACGGCGCCACATGCCATGAGCGTAACAACCGCTATGTTTGTGCCTGTGTGCCTGGTTATGGAGGACGCAACTGCCAGTTCCTGCTTCCAGAACGTGCATCTCAGGCTGCCAGTGACATCCCGTGGACGGCGGTGGGCTCAGGCGTATTGCTGGTGCTTCTGCTGATTGTGGCATGTGCTGTGCTGGTGGTATGTGTGCGATCAAAGGTGCAGCAGCGGCGTAGGAGCCGTGAGGAAGAAGTGGCGAATGGGGAAAGCGAGACTATCAACAACCTCACGAATAACTGCCACCGGGATAAGGACCTCAGCGTCAGCGTGGTGTCGGGATTGGCACCAGTCAAAAACATCAACAAGAAGATAGATTTCCATAGCGAGCACGACTTGAGCTCCAACGCAGAGAAGAGCTATAAGTCAAGGCACCAAGCCTCTGACTACAACCTCGTGCAGGAAGTGAAGTACGAAGTCAAACACGAGGTGAAGCTGGAGCATATTGGGAAAGAGACAGCAGCGAAGGAACTGGCCGATAGCTGTGAGGACGTGAAGTGCCAGAGCTTGCAAGACTCTTGCGAGTTTGAAGAAAAACGCAGAAAACGCTTGAAAAG TGACGCGTCAAAATATTCCGAGTCGAGATGCTCCGAGTCCAAGTTCTCAGAGTCGAAGTACTCTGAATCAAAGTATCCCGAGTCGAACTATTCCGATTCGCTGTATTCCGAGTCAGCATGCGCATCCGCATGTGCATCGGCATCCGTGTCGGCGTGCGTCGACACCAAATACAAGTCCGTCATGGTCATGTCGGAGGAAAAAGATGAATGTGTAATTGCAACCGAG GTGTGA